TAATGCAGAGGATGAATACCAGCATTTGGCAGGTACCCGCGACGGAGCAATGTCGATACTGGTTGGAACAGCGGCCCGAAAAAGTATTGAGGCAGGACAACCAATTAAGGTTGGAACCTTAACTACTTTAATACCACGTGCGAAACGACTTGTATAAATAAATAATGATGTAATCCGGAAACGCAGTATCGAAAAGTTACTGCGTTTTTTATTAATTGATATTATATTGAACCTGTTGGATTCTGAATTTCTTCCGGACCTGGTTCAGTCTTCACCAACCTTCTGATTTTAATGTTTAAATAAGCAAAAAGAATGGTCATAAACGGACTGATGATATTAAAAAAAGCATAGGGTGCGTAGGCCCAGGTGTCAACACCTAAAACCCTTGATTGAGTGGCGCCACAAGTATTCCAGGGGATAAGTACCGAGGTAATGGTTCCACTGTCTTCCAGCGTTCTGCTAAGTACTTCTGGTTTTAGACCCTTATCTTCATAGGTTTTTTTATACATACGACCCGGAACTACCAGCGCAATATACTGATCGGAAGCCGTTGTATTAAAGAATATACAGGTTCCAACGGTTGATGCAACCAGGCTTCCGGTGCTTTTTGCATATTTTACGATAGGTTGGGTAATTCGTCGTAATAATCCTGCCGATTCCATAACGCCGCCAAATACCATCGCCGAAAGAATTAACCAAACGGTATCAAGCATTCCGCGCATACCTGATGTGCTGAGTAAATCATTTACATTTTCATTAGTGGTGGTAAGGCTAACATCGCCAAACATAGCTTGCATTACCGAATAGTAGGATGCGGTGGTGTAATTTTCAATATCTCCGGCTATGCTCCTGATTACATCTGGTTGAAAAATGATTGCAAAAATTCCGCCCAATAAGGTTCCGATAAGCAATGAGGGGAGTGGAGGCACCTTTAAAACTATAACTGTTAATAAAATTACAGGAACTAAAAATAGTAAGGGGCTGGTATTAAAAGTGGCATCTACTGCCGTTTTTACGTTTTGAACATCGATTGATGCATTAGAAAAATCATAGTTGAAGCCAATAACCAGAAAAATAATAAGTGTTATGGTCATTGACGGAACAGTTGTGAAAGTCATGTACCGGATGTGGGTAAACAAATCGGTACCGGCCATTGCAGGTGCCAGATTGGTGGTGTCGCTTAGCGGACTCATTTTGTCGCCAAAGTACGCACCACTTATGATTGCTCCGGCCACAATCGCTTCATTTATCCCAATGGCCTGTCCAATTCCAAGCAATGCAACGCCTATAGTTGCAATGGTCGACCACGAGCTTCCGGTGGCAACACTAACAATGGCACTCACTACCACAGCTGTAAACAAAAACAGTTTCGGGCTTATTATATCGAGTCCGTAATAAATCATTGCAGGAACAACTCCGCTTATTAACCATGTGCCGGCAAGCGAACCAATTAAAAGTAAAATTAAAATGGAGGGCATGGCAGAACCAATGGTGGCCACAATTTTTTTTCGTACACTATCCCAGCCATAGCCTAAACGGTAAGCAACAAGTCCGGCAATGGCAGCAGCCAGCATTAGTGCAATTTGGTTGGCTCCTGATAAAGTATCATCAAAAAGTAAAACATTAAAAGTTAATAGTGCAATTAAAATAAGTATGGGCAGTAATGCCATAAAGAGAGTGGCTTCTCGTTTTGTTGTCATTTGCTTATTGATGAAATAAATGTTGCGCCAAAATAATACATCTCATTGAAAAATGTAATAAAACTGCCGGTAAATCCTGCAAAATGTAAAATTATACTTCTTCAACAAAATCAATCATCATTTTATTTAAAGGATAATTATTTGTTCTTATTTTCGTTCTTTCTTAATTAACAACTTAATATGAAGCAGGCTTTATCTTCTATACTTACAGGTTTATTTATTCTCATCTTTTTTTTGCAAACAAATGCGCAACGCGCTAATGGCTTGGCTGTTGAAGGAACTATTGCAGTTCAGGAAGGTTCGGCAGAAGGTGCAATTGTACAAATGTTTCGCGATGGCCGGCGACTGGATAATTATGGTGTAGGTGCCGATGGGAAATACAAAGTGGAGCTGAACTGGAATCACAAATGGGAGCTGGTATTTGAACATCAGGGAAATTTTAGTCAGAAAATTGTAGTTGAAACAGCTGTCCCACGGGAAGTATTAAGTACCGATCCTAAATTTCCACCATTTCCGGTTGACATTAATTTATTTACCGAGATACCAGGAATCGACAATTCCTTTTCTGAAAATACAGTGCTGAAAATCTTTTACAGCCCAAGTGTCGATAATTTTGTGAAAGAATTGTATTACAACGATGCACAAATTGAGCGACTTATAAATCAGGCAGTATTGCAAGCGCAACAGGTTGATCGGAATGCGGATTACATGAGTCGCTTAACTCGTGCTGAACTGGCTGAGCTGCGTAAAGAATACAACGAGTTGCTGGAACAAGCCGGAACGGAATACAGTAACGAAGACTTTATTGCCGCGCTGGATGGGTACAAGGCCGCCAGTAAAATCTTTCCAAGCGAGCAATTTCCAAAAGACCGCATTGCCGAAATAAATGATCTGTTGGGATTAATTATGGTAGCCGAAGATCTGGATAAGGCGATGTTAGCCAGATTTAATAAACTGGTTCAGGAAGGCGATTTGCATTTTGCTAACCGACAATTACCCGATGCTAAAAAATCATATGATCGTGCCTTGTCTATTAAACCTTTTGATCAGTATGTAAACGACCAGCTTAAAAAAATAAAAGAATTAACCGACCAACAACGTATCGATAAAAATTACCAGGATCTTATTGTACAAGGAGACCAGGCCATAAACGAATTATTGTTTAACGAAGCACTCGGACTTTTTAACCGCGCGCTTGAGATAAAACCCAACGAACAATATCCTAAAAGTAAAATTGCTGAGATAAATGAATTACTGGCCGATCAACG
Above is a genomic segment from uncultured Draconibacterium sp. containing:
- the nhaC gene encoding Na+/H+ antiporter NhaC, which produces MTTKREATLFMALLPILILIALLTFNVLLFDDTLSGANQIALMLAAAIAGLVAYRLGYGWDSVRKKIVATIGSAMPSILILLLIGSLAGTWLISGVVPAMIYYGLDIISPKLFLFTAVVVSAIVSVATGSSWSTIATIGVALLGIGQAIGINEAIVAGAIISGAYFGDKMSPLSDTTNLAPAMAGTDLFTHIRYMTFTTVPSMTITLIIFLVIGFNYDFSNASIDVQNVKTAVDATFNTSPLLFLVPVILLTVIVLKVPPLPSLLIGTLLGGIFAIIFQPDVIRSIAGDIENYTTASYYSVMQAMFGDVSLTTTNENVNDLLSTSGMRGMLDTVWLILSAMVFGGVMESAGLLRRITQPIVKYAKSTGSLVASTVGTCIFFNTTASDQYIALVVPGRMYKKTYEDKGLKPEVLSRTLEDSGTITSVLIPWNTCGATQSRVLGVDTWAYAPYAFFNIISPFMTILFAYLNIKIRRLVKTEPGPEEIQNPTGSI